A stretch of the Planktothricoides raciborskii GIHE-MW2 genome encodes the following:
- a CDS encoding glycosyltransferase family 4 protein, with amino-acid sequence MKVSLVVSDLSGGGAIRAFLLGQVLKQLNYQVQVIGFQFGKEIYAIPPQGFSVDEVAGENYPGFLKAAQKLLQKIDGDIIYAVKPKPTSFGVSLLKKLQTRRPLLLDMDDWELSWYGGDDWQYRPGSLKQFYRDIFKENGQLRSPDHPLYVKWIENWVHLADAITIDTQFLQDRFGGIYIPNGKDTDMFDPEKYHPAASREKYGLSGYRILMFPGAPRPHKGVEDVLMALDRLNQPDFRLAIVGGSPYDDYDDRLMEKWGRWIVKIPKSPVEKMPEILAAAHLVVVPQRDTLTARAQFPLKLTDGMAMAKPVLSTKVGDIPEILGDTGYLVEPNSPEQIARAIANIFQDFELANQKGMNARKKCVQFYSLDAMAASLELLISGL; translated from the coding sequence GTGAAAGTATCTTTAGTCGTCAGTGATTTATCCGGGGGAGGAGCAATTCGGGCGTTTCTCCTGGGGCAAGTGCTAAAACAACTGAACTATCAAGTCCAAGTGATTGGCTTTCAATTTGGTAAAGAAATTTACGCGATTCCGCCCCAGGGTTTCTCCGTGGATGAGGTAGCGGGAGAAAATTATCCCGGTTTCCTGAAAGCTGCCCAAAAGCTGCTGCAAAAAATTGATGGAGATATTATTTATGCGGTCAAACCCAAGCCCACTAGCTTTGGCGTATCCCTGCTGAAGAAACTGCAAACCCGTCGTCCTTTATTGTTAGATATGGATGACTGGGAATTGAGTTGGTATGGGGGGGATGATTGGCAATATCGCCCCGGTTCTCTGAAGCAATTTTATCGCGATATTTTTAAAGAAAATGGCCAATTGCGATCGCCCGATCATCCCTTGTATGTGAAGTGGATCGAAAACTGGGTTCACCTCGCTGATGCCATCACCATTGATACGCAGTTTTTACAAGACCGCTTTGGCGGAATTTATATTCCCAATGGCAAAGACACAGATATGTTTGACCCGGAAAAGTACCACCCCGCCGCGAGTCGAGAAAAATATGGACTTTCTGGTTATCGAATTTTGATGTTTCCCGGCGCCCCGCGACCCCACAAAGGAGTAGAAGATGTTTTAATGGCTTTAGATCGATTAAATCAGCCGGATTTCCGGTTAGCCATTGTCGGCGGCAGCCCTTATGATGACTATGACGATCGCCTCATGGAAAAATGGGGACGTTGGATTGTCAAAATTCCCAAGAGTCCAGTGGAGAAGATGCCGGAAATTTTGGCCGCTGCTCATCTGGTGGTGGTGCCTCAACGAGATACCTTGACCGCCAGAGCCCAGTTTCCCCTAAAGTTAACCGATGGCATGGCGATGGCCAAACCTGTTTTATCGACAAAAGTTGGGGATATTCCCGAAATATTAGGGGACACTGGGTATTTGGTTGAACCCAATTCCCCGGAACAAATTGCCCGGGCAATTGCCAATATTTTCCAAGACTTTGAGTTGGCTAATCAAAAAGGTATGAATGCTCGGAAAAAATGCGTTCAATTTTATAGTTTAGACGCAATGGCGGCATCTTTAGAATTGTTAATCTCTGGTTTATAA
- a CDS encoding ABC transporter ATP-binding protein, with protein sequence MTPYKFLLKFARRQPVWILITIILGWTGALFNGVSTTLIVPLLLGFLGQELKFEQAPPFLRYTLSLFDNLPAKYRLLYMMGIILLGILLKNGAIYASTVASAYVSKQLVRDIRLAAIKLLLDVDLDFYSKTKIGDVINSIGQEVSRAAGAIRLGIQMVVHGITILVFIAILISISWQLTLVAPFILVWVPVLSQFVINRSQKYGDFLSQSSRAFSGKFIEILNGIRLVKSTSSEAREYDIIVQRILDREEAELKSEMNYALTAPINEISAVSALLAMIAIGRVLFANQIDSLSAVLLTYLFVLNRMMVVVGQLNSTRSRFANAVPGAVIVSEFLRLDDKPIMQNGYIPYQGIQKEIRFEGVSFSYPSSSELVLDEINLTIPRGTTLALVGGSGAGKSTLADLVPRFYDPTAGKITIDGIDLRDYDFTTLRKAMGIVSQETFLFNDSVRNNISYPRPDASEAEIIQAAKQANAYDFIVQLPQGFDTEIGDRGVMLSGGQRQRIAIARALLSNPDILVLDEATSALDTVSEHLVQQAIERLSSDRTSIVIAHRLSTVQKADQIVVLEKGKIIEIGTHIELLKKGGRYTHLYSLQFSKDSQELLLKRARNETLMNSSYEIRTRLNPMIGFLRLLVDNAADSAEERRELTQEAYESAMRLLGTLEYLESSAKESIDP encoded by the coding sequence ATGACTCCATATAAATTTCTCCTAAAATTTGCTCGCAGACAGCCGGTCTGGATTCTCATCACGATTATCCTAGGTTGGACCGGTGCTTTGTTCAATGGGGTGAGTACAACTCTGATTGTACCATTGTTACTGGGATTTTTAGGACAAGAACTGAAATTTGAACAAGCTCCCCCTTTTCTGCGCTACACTCTATCCCTATTCGATAACCTCCCGGCTAAGTATCGCCTCCTATATATGATGGGCATCATTCTGCTAGGTATTTTGTTAAAGAATGGTGCGATCTATGCCAGCACTGTGGCTTCTGCTTATGTGTCCAAACAATTGGTGAGAGATATTCGCCTTGCGGCGATCAAGTTACTATTAGATGTAGACCTGGATTTTTACTCTAAAACTAAAATTGGCGATGTGATCAATTCCATTGGCCAAGAAGTGAGCCGTGCAGCGGGTGCCATTCGCTTGGGAATTCAAATGGTGGTTCATGGCATTACTATTTTAGTATTTATTGCTATTCTGATCTCGATTTCCTGGCAGCTAACATTAGTCGCTCCATTTATTTTAGTTTGGGTGCCTGTTTTGTCTCAGTTTGTGATTAATAGATCGCAAAAATATGGAGATTTTTTGTCCCAATCATCGAGAGCATTTTCGGGGAAATTTATAGAAATATTAAATGGAATTCGTCTGGTGAAATCAACTAGCAGTGAAGCTAGAGAATATGACATTATTGTGCAAAGAATTCTGGATCGGGAAGAAGCTGAATTAAAATCCGAGATGAACTATGCCCTAACTGCCCCAATTAATGAAATTAGCGCAGTGAGTGCCTTGTTAGCCATGATTGCGATCGGTAGGGTTCTGTTTGCCAATCAGATCGATTCATTGTCTGCGGTTCTCTTAACTTATTTATTTGTGCTGAATCGGATGATGGTGGTGGTGGGACAATTAAATAGTACCCGTAGCCGATTTGCTAATGCGGTCCCTGGGGCTGTGATTGTGAGTGAATTTTTGCGCCTTGATGATAAGCCGATCATGCAAAATGGTTATATTCCCTACCAGGGAATTCAAAAAGAAATTCGGTTTGAGGGCGTCTCTTTTTCTTATCCGAGTAGTTCAGAATTGGTGTTAGATGAGATTAATTTAACGATTCCTCGAGGCACGACTTTGGCTTTAGTGGGGGGATCGGGGGCAGGAAAATCGACTTTGGCGGATTTAGTGCCCAGATTTTACGATCCAACCGCTGGAAAAATTACCATTGATGGAATTGATTTAAGAGATTATGACTTTACCACCCTGCGAAAAGCAATGGGGATTGTGAGTCAGGAAACTTTTTTGTTTAATGATTCGGTGCGAAATAATATTAGTTATCCCCGTCCTGATGCCAGTGAAGCGGAAATTATTCAAGCGGCAAAGCAGGCGAATGCTTATGATTTTATTGTGCAGTTGCCCCAGGGGTTTGATACGGAAATTGGCGATCGCGGGGTGATGCTTTCCGGGGGACAACGACAACGCATTGCGATCGCCCGTGCCCTGTTGAGTAATCCGGATATTTTGGTCTTAGATGAAGCCACCAGCGCCCTGGATACGGTTTCCGAACATTTAGTCCAACAAGCGATCGAACGGTTAAGCAGCGATCGCACCAGCATCGTCATTGCCCACCGACTCTCCACCGTCCAAAAAGCCGATCAAATCGTCGTCCTGGAAAAAGGAAAAATCATCGAAATCGGCACTCATATAGAACTCTTAAAGAAAGGTGGTCGCTATACTCACTTATACTCCCTGCAATTTTCCAAAGACTCACAAGAACTGTTGCTAAAACGAGCTCGCAATGAAACTTTAATGAATTCTTCTTATGAAATCCGCACCCGTTTAAACCCGATGATTGGATTTCTCCGGTTACTGGTGGACAATGCTGCTGATTCAGCGGAAGAACGGCGGGAATTAACCCAAGAAGCTTATGAATCAGCCATGCGTCTGCTTGGCACTTTAGAATATCTCGAAAGTAGTGCCAAAGAATCGATTGATCCTTAA
- a CDS encoding adenylate/guanylate cyclase domain-containing protein, translated as MTLPKSASMGKFFLRTTLVVPFLIQIIATVGLVGYLSFRNGQRVVTDLVGQLQGEISSRVRERVQVYLATPPLVNQINEDAARLGLLDFYDLAIDRDYLRRYFWNQVQRFPTIGHAGIGNEDGQYLRMGWVNRSVGDEQPQLAEQLEWGTGDLIYYLLDQNGNPTEVAKKTPNYDVRKRPLYETVLKNNRAAWSEVYINFGYGSLQINASSPYYDEPGKLLGIFTCQMGLDQIQGFLQTLQVGRSGQVFIIEPSGELIASSLKDQPLTVGKDSSQRRLTAQESSDPIMRASIDFLRRKIQDLPTLQEATQLDFQLDNQRYFLKLSPLRDKYGLNWLIVVVVPEADFMDQINENTRNTFVLCLLALAIAIAFGMLTVSWITNPIQQITKASKAMADGDLNQYIQHSPIIEVDRLSSSFNWMTAQLKDSVEALRLANEELENRVEQRTRQLSQEKERSEQLLLNILPVEIADRLKRDESPTEHFEEVTILFADIVGFTSLSAEMEPMQLVAGLNQIFSAFDGLTEKHGLEKIKTIGDAYMVVGGLPIPRGDHAIAIAEMALEMQAYMANMPRDLGHALQIRIGINTGPVIAGVIGIKKFIYDLWGDAVNVASRMESHGKPGYIQVTETTYNHLKEQYILEPRGAISVKGRGEMIAYWLVGKKSLALANPSMLQ; from the coding sequence ATGACCCTACCCAAATCAGCCAGCATGGGCAAATTTTTCCTCCGCACCACTCTTGTTGTCCCGTTTCTGATTCAAATTATCGCCACGGTTGGCTTAGTGGGGTATCTTTCTTTCCGCAATGGTCAACGGGTTGTCACCGACTTAGTGGGTCAGCTACAAGGGGAAATTAGTTCTCGAGTTAGAGAACGGGTTCAAGTCTATCTGGCTACACCACCCCTGGTGAATCAAATCAATGAAGATGCGGCGCGGTTAGGGTTGCTAGATTTTTATGACTTAGCCATCGATAGAGACTATTTGCGGCGTTATTTTTGGAACCAGGTGCAGCGTTTTCCAACCATTGGTCATGCGGGAATAGGGAACGAGGATGGACAATATTTACGCATGGGCTGGGTCAACCGTTCGGTGGGGGACGAACAACCGCAACTGGCCGAACAATTAGAATGGGGAACCGGCGATTTAATTTATTACCTACTTGACCAGAATGGTAATCCCACTGAGGTGGCTAAAAAGACTCCGAATTATGATGTCCGTAAGCGTCCCCTTTATGAGACGGTGCTGAAAAATAATCGAGCCGCTTGGAGTGAAGTTTATATTAATTTTGGCTATGGTTCACTACAAATTAATGCCAGTTCTCCCTACTACGATGAGCCGGGAAAGTTGCTGGGGATTTTCACTTGTCAGATGGGACTCGATCAAATTCAGGGTTTTTTGCAGACGTTGCAGGTGGGGCGGTCTGGTCAGGTGTTTATAATTGAACCTTCGGGAGAACTTATTGCTAGTTCTTTGAAAGACCAACCCCTAACCGTGGGCAAAGATAGTTCCCAAAGGCGTCTGACCGCCCAAGAAAGTAGCGATCCCATTATGCGTGCGAGTATCGATTTTCTCCGCCGCAAAATTCAGGATTTGCCCACGCTTCAAGAGGCAACGCAATTAGATTTTCAACTGGATAATCAACGCTATTTTCTCAAACTTTCCCCTCTAAGAGATAAATATGGGTTGAATTGGTTGATTGTGGTGGTTGTCCCGGAAGCGGACTTTATGGATCAAATCAATGAGAATACTCGCAATACATTCGTGTTGTGTTTGCTGGCATTGGCGATCGCGATCGCCTTTGGGATGTTGACCGTGAGTTGGATTACCAATCCCATCCAACAAATTACCAAAGCCTCAAAAGCGATGGCTGATGGTGATTTGAATCAATATATTCAACATAGTCCCATTATTGAAGTGGATCGATTGAGCAGTTCTTTTAATTGGATGACCGCACAACTAAAAGATTCCGTAGAAGCTTTACGTTTGGCAAATGAAGAATTAGAAAACCGGGTGGAACAACGCACGCGGCAATTGAGTCAAGAAAAAGAGCGATCGGAACAACTGTTACTGAATATTTTGCCGGTGGAAATTGCCGATCGCTTAAAAAGAGATGAATCCCCCACGGAACATTTTGAAGAAGTGACCATTCTGTTTGCGGATATTGTCGGATTTACCAGTCTTTCGGCGGAGATGGAACCGATGCAATTAGTGGCCGGACTAAATCAAATTTTCTCCGCCTTTGATGGGTTGACGGAAAAGCATGGCCTAGAAAAAATCAAAACCATTGGCGATGCTTATATGGTGGTCGGGGGATTACCGATTCCCCGTGGAGATCATGCGATCGCGATCGCGGAAATGGCCTTAGAAATGCAAGCTTACATGGCCAATATGCCCAGGGATTTAGGTCATGCCCTACAAATCCGCATTGGCATTAATACTGGCCCGGTAATTGCCGGAGTCATTGGCATCAAGAAATTTATTTATGACCTGTGGGGCGATGCGGTGAATGTCGCTTCCCGCATGGAATCTCACGGCAAACCGGGCTATATTCAGGTGACAGAAACAACATATAACCATTTAAAAGAGCAATATATCTTAGAACCCAGGGGAGCGATTTCGGTCAAGGGTCGGGGAGAGATGATCGCTTATTGGCTGGTGGGCAAAAAATCTTTGGCCTTGGCTAACCCTTCAATGCTTCAATAA
- the mutT gene encoding 8-oxo-dGTP diphosphatase MutT has product MSETLTPIPHKCIGVAVIWNDRGQILIDRRKAHGLHGGLWEFPGGKIEPGETVEACIQREIREELGIEIAVQAHLITVEHTYSHFRVSLMVHHCRHLAGEPQPLECDEVRWVNLDQLEQFTFPQANVKIIEALKG; this is encoded by the coding sequence ATGAGTGAAACCCTGACACCGATTCCCCATAAATGCATTGGCGTTGCCGTGATTTGGAACGATCGCGGACAAATTTTAATTGACCGCCGCAAAGCCCATGGACTTCACGGTGGTTTATGGGAATTTCCCGGCGGCAAAATTGAACCGGGAGAAACCGTAGAAGCTTGTATTCAGCGAGAAATTAGGGAAGAATTAGGCATAGAAATCGCCGTCCAAGCGCACCTGATTACCGTAGAGCACACCTATTCTCATTTTCGAGTTTCCCTGATGGTGCATCATTGCCGTCACTTGGCGGGGGAACCGCAACCGTTAGAATGTGATGAAGTCCGTTGGGTCAACTTGGATCAGTTGGAGCAATTTACCTTTCCTCAAGCAAATGTGAAGATTATTGAAGCATTGAAGGGTTAG
- a CDS encoding DUF760 domain-containing protein, with product MNNSSNQFPEFTNHDREGNNLLWQYVQSMSPETISQLSQPTTNEVFQVIERNIMGLLGNLPPEHFGMMVTTSREHLGRLLASAMMSGYFLRNAEQRMSFERSLQLNEPKSSHGDQF from the coding sequence ATGAATAATTCGTCGAATCAATTTCCAGAATTTACCAACCATGACCGTGAGGGCAATAATTTGCTCTGGCAATATGTCCAATCTATGAGTCCAGAAACCATTTCTCAGTTATCCCAGCCTACCACCAATGAAGTCTTTCAAGTGATTGAGCGAAATATTATGGGACTGTTAGGGAATTTACCACCCGAACATTTTGGGATGATGGTGACTACCAGTCGGGAACATTTGGGCAGATTACTAGCTTCGGCGATGATGAGCGGTTATTTCCTCAGAAATGCCGAACAACGGATGTCTTTTGAGCGATCGCTGCAATTAAATGAGCCGAAATCTTCCCACGGGGATCAGTTTTAA